One Methanomassiliicoccales archaeon genomic window carries:
- a CDS encoding 2-oxoacid:acceptor oxidoreductase family protein translates to MIIFKVCEGVEVKTIEIRWHGRGGQGVVTANEILAGAALKEGKYIKAFPEFGPERMGAPIRAFARISDEPINVHSQVYYPDIVVVIDPTLIGVVNVLDGLKQKGSVIANYPDGKDKLKMKIGSEADVHAVNATKIALDELGRPMTNTAMLGALVKVSDMVSLKSVTEELRAKFTGKFKNDVIAKNVKAVQRAYEEVD, encoded by the coding sequence ATGATAATTTTCAAGGTCTGCGAGGGCGTTGAAGTGAAAACCATTGAGATACGATGGCACGGCAGGGGCGGACAAGGTGTCGTTACAGCAAACGAGATCTTGGCCGGAGCCGCACTGAAGGAAGGCAAGTACATAAAAGCATTCCCGGAGTTCGGTCCGGAGAGGATGGGGGCGCCGATCAGGGCATTTGCCCGCATATCGGACGAACCGATCAACGTACACAGCCAGGTTTATTATCCCGACATAGTGGTCGTAATAGACCCCACCCTGATCGGGGTCGTCAACGTGCTTGACGGGCTCAAGCAGAAAGGGTCGGTCATAGCTAATTATCCAGATGGAAAGGACAAGCTCAAGATGAAGATCGGCAGCGAAGCAGACGTCCATGCGGTCAACGCCACCAAGATAGCGCTGGATGAGCTGGGAAGGCCGATGACCAACACTGCCATGCTGGGAGCGCTGGTCAAGGTATCTGATATGGTCAGTCTGAAGTCGGTAACGGAAGAACTGAGGGCGAAGTTCACTGGCAAGTTCAAGAATGATGTCATCGCGAAGAACGTGAAGGCCGTTCAAAGGGCATATGAAGAGGTGGACTGA
- a CDS encoding thiamine pyrophosphate-dependent enzyme, producing the protein MSFTLKELSHSEDRLTEGHRLCAGCSESIVARQVLMASKKPVVVANATGCFEVSTTIYPFTSWNVPWIHSAFENAPASIGGVEATYLALKRKGKITEDINFLAFGGDGATYDIGFQALSGAIERGHRFLYVCLNNEAYMNTGIQRSGATGRGAQTTTCPAGTCVPGKKEFPKDLTRIIIAHDLPYAAQASPHNWRDLMEKAEKGLECGGPAFMNVVTPCPRGWRFDPALTIEISRLAVETCIWPLYEFEKGKWSLTGESKRIAEGKKEKRPVMDWIKSQGRFGHLLKDKWSPVIEEIQANVDKKWEELIKLSQM; encoded by the coding sequence GTGAGCTTCACTCTGAAAGAGCTCTCCCACTCCGAGGACCGCCTGACCGAAGGGCACCGGCTCTGCGCCGGCTGCTCGGAATCTATCGTGGCCCGCCAGGTCCTGATGGCCAGCAAGAAGCCGGTGGTCGTGGCCAACGCCACTGGTTGCTTCGAGGTCTCCACCACCATCTATCCGTTCACCTCCTGGAACGTGCCATGGATCCACAGCGCCTTCGAGAACGCCCCGGCATCGATCGGCGGCGTGGAGGCGACGTATCTGGCATTGAAAAGGAAGGGCAAGATTACCGAGGACATCAACTTCCTCGCCTTCGGCGGAGACGGCGCAACCTACGATATCGGATTCCAGGCGTTATCTGGAGCGATCGAACGGGGACACCGTTTCCTGTACGTTTGCCTGAACAACGAGGCATATATGAACACCGGTATCCAGAGGTCCGGAGCCACCGGAAGGGGCGCCCAGACCACCACCTGCCCGGCAGGAACCTGCGTTCCCGGAAAGAAGGAATTCCCCAAGGACCTCACCCGGATCATCATCGCCCATGACCTCCCCTACGCGGCCCAGGCATCTCCCCACAACTGGAGGGACCTGATGGAAAAGGCGGAGAAGGGATTGGAGTGCGGAGGACCGGCGTTCATGAACGTGGTCACACCATGTCCCCGCGGCTGGAGGTTCGACCCGGCCCTCACGATCGAGATATCCAGGCTTGCGGTTGAGACCTGCATCTGGCCTCTCTATGAGTTCGAGAAAGGCAAGTGGAGCTTGACCGGAGAGAGCAAGAGGATCGCCGAGGGCAAGAAGGAGAAACGCCCGGTGATGGACTGGATCAAGTCCCAGGGCCGCTTCGGTCACCTCTTGAAGGACAAATGGTCCCCGGTGATCGAAGAGATCCAGGCCAACGTCGATAAGAAGTGGGAAGAGCTGATCAAGCTAAGCCAGATGTGA
- a CDS encoding CBS domain-containing protein, with protein MAERKLRVEDYMVRDVIEIPGGYTVAQTTAKLISTEFHGLPVTEGGRLIGFITAKELLRNANRPKELVRNIIKKGTVSVNPQMDLDDAARVLFRHGLRNVPVVDEKGVLIGIISNLDIVRSHIERATPNKVNMIKNFLESKHHITIVVKRRLIPIEDLRPTQHEVYADELFGRMEEIKRGLVEPIIVVQKHDHYILVDGHHRALASKKMGVKQFTAFVLEPSVDVELGLERSADERGLHTLDDVKIIDGSHHPLIEITTRFMKDETPL; from the coding sequence ATGGCTGAACGCAAACTCAGGGTGGAGGACTACATGGTCAGGGACGTCATAGAGATTCCCGGGGGTTACACTGTCGCGCAGACGACCGCCAAGCTCATTTCTACCGAGTTCCACGGACTGCCGGTGACCGAGGGCGGCCGCCTTATCGGGTTCATAACTGCCAAGGAGCTGCTTCGTAACGCCAACCGCCCAAAAGAGCTGGTCCGCAACATTATCAAGAAGGGTACCGTAAGTGTCAACCCCCAGATGGACCTGGACGACGCCGCACGCGTCCTCTTCCGGCATGGGCTAAGGAACGTTCCGGTGGTGGATGAAAAGGGCGTTCTCATCGGCATCATCTCCAATCTCGATATCGTGCGCTCGCATATCGAAAGGGCTACGCCTAACAAGGTCAACATGATCAAGAACTTCCTGGAATCGAAGCACCATATCACGATCGTCGTCAAGCGGCGTCTGATCCCGATCGAGGACCTAAGGCCGACCCAGCATGAGGTCTACGCCGACGAGCTGTTCGGCCGCATGGAAGAGATCAAGCGCGGCCTGGTCGAGCCGATAATAGTGGTCCAGAAACATGACCATTACATCCTCGTCGACGGTCACCACCGGGCGTTAGCATCGAAGAAGATGGGCGTGAAACAGTTCACCGCATTCGTCCTGGAGCCAAGCGTCGACGTCGAGCTCGGGTTGGAACGTTCCGCAGACGAAAGGGGCCTGCATACCCTGGACGATGTCAAGATCATCGATGGCTCGCACCATCCGCTGATCGAGATCACCACCAGGTTCATGAAGGATGAGACCCCGCTCTAG
- the porA gene encoding pyruvate ferredoxin oxidoreductase, with translation MEPIALNGDMAIAHAWRQIDPDVVASYPITPQTIIVENYAEFVANGEVETEYVCAESEHSAMSLCIGASAAGGRVATATASAGLAFMWEVLWIASAMRLPICMSVANRALSGPINIQCDHSDAMGARDTGWIQLFGENVQEAYDNTVMSFKIAEHSGVRLPIMTCIDGFIVTHALERLETLETQVVKDFVGPYQAVRPLLDLKNPTTYGPFSQTDYYFEHKYQIMEAMKRAKPVVKQVQKDYAKISGREHSIIEGYKTEDADYVIMAMGSTAGTLRHVVDELRHEGKKVGSVKLRLFRPFPFDEVKEMLEGKKGVAVMDRAISTGSSGPMFPEVRTALYDAVDRPDIANYVYGLGGRDVKIDELKGVYKQLMTKDHDMVNYLGVRP, from the coding sequence ATGGAACCGATTGCGTTGAACGGGGATATGGCCATAGCCCATGCATGGAGACAGATCGACCCGGACGTTGTCGCGTCCTATCCTATCACTCCGCAGACCATCATAGTGGAGAACTATGCCGAGTTCGTGGCCAACGGTGAGGTCGAAACCGAATACGTTTGCGCTGAGTCAGAGCACAGCGCGATGTCCTTATGCATCGGCGCCTCAGCGGCCGGCGGCAGGGTTGCGACCGCGACCGCATCGGCCGGACTGGCATTCATGTGGGAGGTGCTTTGGATCGCCTCTGCGATGAGGCTTCCGATATGCATGTCGGTCGCCAACCGTGCCTTGAGCGGACCGATCAACATCCAGTGCGACCACAGTGACGCCATGGGCGCAAGGGACACCGGATGGATACAGCTCTTCGGGGAGAACGTCCAAGAGGCCTACGACAACACCGTGATGTCGTTCAAGATCGCAGAGCACTCCGGAGTCCGCCTGCCCATCATGACATGCATCGACGGTTTCATTGTCACCCATGCGCTGGAACGCCTGGAGACGCTGGAGACCCAGGTTGTGAAGGATTTCGTCGGACCGTACCAGGCGGTGAGGCCGCTCCTGGACCTTAAGAACCCGACCACCTATGGACCGTTCTCGCAGACGGACTACTATTTCGAGCACAAGTATCAGATCATGGAGGCCATGAAGCGCGCCAAACCGGTGGTAAAGCAGGTCCAGAAGGACTATGCCAAGATCTCCGGCCGAGAGCACAGCATCATCGAGGGATACAAGACCGAGGACGCTGACTATGTCATAATGGCAATGGGTTCCACCGCTGGAACGCTGCGCCATGTGGTCGATGAACTGAGGCACGAGGGAAAGAAGGTCGGTTCGGTCAAGCTGCGTCTGTTCAGGCCTTTCCCGTTCGATGAGGTCAAGGAAATGTTGGAAGGCAAGAAGGGAGTGGCCGTTATGGATCGTGCGATCAGCACCGGATCTTCAGGGCCGATGTTCCCAGAGGTCCGTACGGCCCTGTACGATGCCGTGGACCGCCCGGACATCGCGAACTATGTCTACGGACTTGGAGGAAGGGACGTCAAGATCGACGAGCTAAAGGGAGTGTACAAGCAGCTGATGACGAAAGATCATGACATGGTCAATTACCTGGGGGTGCGCCCGTGA
- the ppsA gene encoding phosphoenolpyruvate synthase — MKRITSIADLSKNDIPIAGGKAANLGELVSAGFNVPPGFVLTTLAYDDFIASNNLVPKINEVLASVDVNSEPSLQGASVAIRKAFEESLIPADLTKEVLKEYGRMFKGKKACLVAVRSSATAEDLPTASFAGQQDTYLNVPNADDLMDKIKKCWSSLFTPRAIAYRATKNFEHSAVKLAVVVQKMVNSDISGIMFTVDPNSEMPHIIIEAGYGLGEAIVSGKVTPDTYVVEKFHNKIINKRVAKQTWKFVRGKVGDTIKEDIAPELVSAQKLTDEQIFAVADIGKNIESHYDRPMDIEWCIEDEQVFVVQARPVTTLGNNGDKAGKDTVSEEMKSDKILVKGLAASPGNASGRVRHVADEMNLEVIKKGDIMVTKMTTPDMVPAMTRAAAIVTEEGGMTCHAAIVARELGIPCVVGASDAITILTEGLLVTVEGKTGVVYEGEIAVKKKEENSCESKSAKGSGMMVPVTGTKVYVNIGVPQKAEEYCALPVSGVGLMRIEFLFTSYIQEHPLAMMEKGKSQELVDRLANGISVVAKAFFPRPVILRTSDFKTNEYREMKGGEKYEPKESNPMIGWRGCSRYVSDSYREAFKLELKAIKKVREEMGLKNVMIMLPFVRTIDELKKISAMMAEVGLERNRDLKLYLMAEIPANIFMAAEFSDYCDGFSIGSNDLTQLTMGADRDSDVLGKMGYFDERNEAIKRAINILITEAHKKGRTVSICGQAPSVYPEFTEFLVKAGIDSISLNPDTVMDTIPIIASAEQRLLLEAARRQKE; from the coding sequence ATGAAGCGAATCACTAGCATCGCAGACTTGAGCAAGAACGACATCCCTATCGCAGGAGGAAAAGCTGCGAACCTGGGCGAACTGGTCTCCGCGGGGTTCAATGTACCTCCCGGTTTTGTGCTTACTACCCTCGCCTATGATGATTTCATAGCATCCAACAACCTGGTCCCCAAGATCAACGAGGTGTTGGCTTCGGTGGACGTCAACTCTGAACCGTCCCTTCAGGGTGCATCCGTCGCCATCAGGAAGGCGTTCGAGGAATCTCTCATCCCGGCCGACCTTACAAAGGAAGTGCTAAAAGAGTATGGGCGAATGTTCAAAGGAAAGAAGGCGTGCCTGGTGGCCGTAAGGTCCAGCGCCACCGCCGAGGATCTGCCCACTGCGTCCTTCGCGGGACAGCAGGACACCTACCTGAACGTTCCCAACGCCGATGACCTGATGGATAAGATCAAGAAATGCTGGTCATCCCTTTTCACGCCAAGGGCCATAGCATACCGTGCCACCAAGAACTTCGAGCACTCCGCGGTCAAGCTGGCGGTCGTTGTCCAGAAGATGGTGAACTCGGACATATCCGGTATCATGTTCACGGTGGACCCCAACTCCGAAATGCCTCACATCATAATCGAGGCCGGCTATGGGCTCGGAGAGGCCATAGTCAGCGGGAAGGTCACTCCCGATACCTACGTGGTCGAGAAGTTCCACAACAAGATCATCAACAAGCGCGTCGCCAAGCAGACCTGGAAGTTCGTTCGTGGAAAGGTGGGAGACACCATCAAGGAGGACATCGCCCCGGAACTGGTGAGCGCGCAGAAACTGACCGACGAACAGATATTCGCGGTAGCGGACATCGGGAAGAACATCGAGAGCCACTATGACCGTCCGATGGACATAGAATGGTGCATCGAGGACGAGCAGGTCTTCGTGGTCCAGGCCAGGCCCGTGACCACATTGGGTAACAATGGTGACAAGGCCGGGAAGGATACCGTGTCAGAGGAGATGAAATCGGATAAGATATTGGTCAAGGGATTGGCCGCCTCCCCTGGAAACGCCAGCGGAAGGGTAAGGCACGTCGCGGACGAGATGAACCTGGAGGTCATCAAGAAAGGAGATATCATGGTGACCAAGATGACCACACCGGACATGGTGCCGGCAATGACACGTGCGGCCGCCATCGTCACCGAGGAAGGGGGCATGACCTGCCACGCGGCGATCGTGGCCAGGGAATTGGGTATCCCTTGCGTGGTCGGTGCGTCCGACGCGATCACCATCCTGACCGAGGGCCTGCTGGTCACCGTCGAAGGCAAGACCGGTGTGGTCTACGAGGGGGAGATCGCGGTCAAGAAGAAGGAAGAGAACTCCTGCGAATCAAAATCCGCCAAGGGATCCGGCATGATGGTTCCAGTGACCGGGACCAAGGTCTATGTGAACATCGGGGTTCCCCAGAAGGCCGAGGAATACTGTGCACTGCCAGTATCTGGCGTGGGCCTGATGAGGATCGAGTTCCTTTTCACCAGCTACATCCAGGAGCACCCGTTGGCCATGATGGAGAAGGGCAAATCGCAGGAGCTGGTGGACCGGCTGGCGAACGGCATCTCCGTGGTGGCCAAGGCGTTCTTCCCCAGGCCGGTGATCCTGAGGACCTCGGACTTCAAGACCAACGAATACCGCGAGATGAAGGGCGGCGAGAAGTACGAGCCCAAGGAATCCAACCCAATGATCGGATGGAGGGGCTGTTCCCGTTACGTATCCGATTCATACCGGGAAGCGTTCAAGCTCGAATTGAAGGCCATCAAGAAGGTACGCGAAGAGATGGGCCTGAAGAACGTCATGATCATGCTGCCGTTCGTGCGGACGATCGACGAACTGAAGAAGATCTCCGCCATGATGGCCGAGGTCGGCCTGGAAAGGAACCGCGACCTCAAGCTCTACCTGATGGCCGAGATCCCGGCCAACATCTTCATGGCGGCGGAGTTCTCCGACTACTGTGACGGGTTCTCCATCGGCAGCAACGACCTGACCCAGTTGACCATGGGCGCGGACCGGGACTCCGATGTGCTGGGCAAGATGGGATACTTCGATGAACGGAACGAGGCCATCAAGCGGGCCATAAATATCCTGATCACCGAAGCGCACAAGAAGGGACGGACCGTTTCGATCTGCGGGCAGGCGCCCTCGGTCTATCCGGAGTTCACCGAGTTCCTGGTGAAGGCGGGCATCGACAGCATCAGCCTGAATCCGGATACCGTGATGGACACCATTCCGATCATCGCATCGGCCGAGCAGAGGCTGCTCTTAGAGGCGGCGAGAAGGCAGAAGGAGTGA
- a CDS encoding 4Fe-4S binding protein: MADKSSKELEPGAMICEAGNAREYKTGDWRSKRPEVDKEKCTNCLFCWIYCPDNSIIVENEKMKGIKYSHCKGCGICANQCPAKAITMIEEGA, encoded by the coding sequence ATGGCGGACAAGAGCTCGAAGGAACTGGAACCGGGCGCGATGATCTGTGAAGCAGGAAATGCCAGAGAGTACAAGACCGGGGACTGGCGGTCGAAGAGGCCGGAAGTGGACAAGGAGAAATGCACCAACTGCCTCTTCTGCTGGATCTACTGCCCGGACAACAGTATCATCGTAGAGAACGAGAAGATGAAGGGAATCAAGTACTCACACTGCAAAGGCTGCGGCATATGTGCGAACCAGTGCCCGGCAAAGGCGATTACGATGATCGAGGAGGGAGCTTAA